One window of the Hippocampus zosterae strain Florida chromosome 8, ASM2543408v3, whole genome shotgun sequence genome contains the following:
- the LOC127605947 gene encoding divergent protein kinase domain 1A-like: MPVYRSAMAPAQLPRRLFSFIFFFFFRKPLQTQARLSSAHLKCLLACWLAVLVGSWVVYVEYSSYSELCRGRQCTAAMCAKYRKGLVDGSACGSLCDKDTLELDKCLSTHAAKQVYSGMWGDLEGVVRCRMDETPAYDVGSQGKEAVALFETPPTGTSVEKFKEMILDHLKAKVDEEQANLGELTARALAAADADKDGRISLAEARSSWALLQLNDFLLALALQERGHTAKILGFCGDLYVTEKVPNAPLYGVRAPAWAPAWLRRAADHWFTPAWHHRAKISMGLLELVEDLFHGAFGSFLMCDLSAAHFGYSGRYDFRVADAQNIVPQATFQEAIRQQKCERDTDCVYGVDCLTSCDLTKRRCTPEVAEPNLVKACRVLEDYVLQGAPSDIREELEKQLHACTALRGSAEQAEIQHSLVLNNLKTLLWKKISHNKDS, translated from the exons ATGCCAGTTTACCGTTCAGCCATGGCGCCAGCTCAGCTGCCGCGGAGACTCTTCTCCttcatctttttcttcttcttccggaAGCCCCTGCAGACGCAG GCACGCTTGTCGTCAGCCCACCTGAAGTGTTTGCTTGCCTGCTGGCTGGCGGTGTTGGTGGGCAGCTGGGTGGTCTACGTGGAGTACTCGTCCTACTCGGAGCTGTGCCGAGGACGCCAGTGCACCGCGGCCATG TGTGCCAAATACAGAAAAGGCCTGGTGGACGGCTCCGCCTGCGGCAGCTTGTGTGACAAGGACACGTTGGAGCTGGACAAGTGTCTCAGCACGCACGCCGCCAAACAG GTCTACTCGGGCATGTGGGGCGACCTGGAAGGCGTGGTCAGGTGTCGGATGGACGAGACCCCTGCTTACGACGTGGGGAGCCAGGGGAAGGAGGCCGTCGCCCTCTTCGAGACCCCGCCCACGGGGACTTCGGTGGAGAAGTTCAAGGAGATGATCCTTGACCACCTCAAG GCCAAAGTGGACGAGGAGCAGGCCAACCTGGGCGAGCTGACCGCCCGCGCCCTGGCGGCGGCCGACGCCGACAAAGACGGTCGCATTTCCCTGGCGGAGGCGAGGTCTTCGTGGGCGCTGCTGCAGCTCAACGACTTCCTGCTAGCGTTAGCGCTGCAGGAACGCGGCCACACAGCCAAGATCCTCGGTTTCTGCGGCGACCTCTACGTGACGGAGAAGGTACCCAACGCGCCGCTCTACGGTGTCAGGGCGCCGGCCTGGGCGCCGGCCTGGCTGCGCCGCGCCGCCGATCACTGGTTCACCCCCGCCTGGCACCACAGAGCCAAGATCTCCATGGGACTCCTGGAACTGGTAGAGGATCTGTTCCATGGGGCCTTTGGCAGCTTCCTCATGTGCGATCTGAGCGCCGCCCACTTTGGGTACTCCGGGCGCTACGATTTTAGGGTGGCCGACGCCCAGAACATCGTCCCTCAAGCCACCTTCCAGGAAGCCATCCGGCAGCAGAAGTGCGAAAGGGACACGGACTGCGTTTACGGCGTGGACTGTCTCACGTCCTGCGATCTCACGAAGCGGCGATGCACCCCCGAAGTGGCCGAGCCCAACCTAGTTAAGGCCTGCCGGGTCCTGGAAGACTACGTCTTGCAGGGCGCGCCCTCGGACATCCGCGAGGAACTCGAGAAGCAACTGCACGCCTGCACGGCGCTGCGGGGATCGGCGGAGCAGGCCGAGATCCAACACTCGTTGGTTCTCAACAACCTCAAGACGTTGTTATGGAAGAAGATCTCACACAACAAAGACTCCTAA
- the LOC127605927 gene encoding desmoglein-2-like, which translates to MILTFVSLLLATAALVEGDEVLSRRKRHWVPPPKVLIENTDYSNELYVAKIHSDFDDGKGNLAYSLEGVGANQYPFHLFVVDPRTGYIKLTKKLDREEYSMYNLSGVATYTDGRQAEKNIDISFRVGDQNDNSPVFNVIPAGAVNERSGVGTYVMKISATDADEPGNPNSQIAYSLVSQDPPDDMFYMENDGTIYVKRTNLDREKTEQYTLTVRGQDLNGAPGGNSATSTAVVKLYDVNDNQPTLEKSVYEGSILENTQGVEVMRIKAKDLDLHGTDNWKSVFKIVKGNEAGYFSMITDSKTNEGVLMLDKAVDYEDVKNMDLGIAVLNLVPPFDPSDPTTANIGFGGGGGGGGGGGGGGGGGGGGGGGGGGGGGGGGGGTGGGGSVSWLQGFSSGMTSTTGGVTWKGTTYKTYPIKIKVKNQREGPRFDPKVKVITMSEGGSSTFNMNNIITRYAALDGDTGKPAENVRYVKGSDPDNWLTIDPKTADIRLNKMPDRESTMLVNGTYYAKVLCISEDAPSGTATGTIAIQVEDFNDHCPTLTSTLETLCIPEEAAIISAVDEDDFPNGAPFTFEIIPENTQGKWQVEHLNDTAAILRAQQSLWPGNQEVELLVKDAQGQACPEPQKVTVQVCTCEDGVICGARGGRGQPNKKSELGPAGIGLLLLGLLLLLLIPLLLLFCQCGGAAGLPGTFTNLPFDTKSHLINYHTEGQGENTEVPLMNMPTQVDAVDLQKQDAQFYTDARNMHSFQEDFGIKRDSMMGVRNQRRLYSEFQRESGAAYDDIGFPQHILAQYYAQKLSGGGEDLAVKDALLVYDNEGQGSLAGSVGCCSLLENDNDLQFLDDLGLKFKTLAEVCGGKKIQTEVTPPPPKVVVEPRPEPPKPQPVIPKVEQTVTQVVKENTTTRNKGRTTVIEGVENQGQMFLLQQQQPVYYTAAAPVLQPMQYVVQPQVQNTMLLAEAPATNLQGVMLAAPQGMLVQGQTVMSGGQAQAPGMVLVTGTPGSPTKGMIVQGQTMVSGGNAPGSGLMLVSGKPGSSTQGMVVQGKVVSGKQVQGPGMMLVTGTQSGTLPGSQTIIESKIPVGKVVRTSQTSIQQGGVQLPDLGLPQMSNISGSHSTTMTSSSTGVSRIPTYRKVVRQEEKLTEL; encoded by the exons ATGATTTTAACGTTTGTGTCGCTGTTGCTGGCC ACGGCTGCCCTGGTGGAGGGTGATGAAGTCCTATCAAGACGAAAAAGACACTGGGTCCCCCCGCCAAAGGTTCTCATCGAAAACACGGACTACTCCAACGAACTCTATGTGGCGAAA ATCCACTCGGACTTTGACGACGGTAAAGGGAACCTGGCCTACTCCCTGGAGGGCGTGGGCGCCAACCAGTACCCCTTCCACCTGTTCGTGGTGGACCCCAGAACGGGCTACATTAAGCTCACCAAGAAACTCGACAGGGAGGAATACAGCATGTACAAT CTGTCGGGAGTGGCGACCTACACAGATGGCAGGCAGGCGGAGAAAAACATTGACATCAGCTTCAGGGTGGGGGACCAGAACGACAACTCTCCTGTCTTCAATGTCATCCCAGCCGGCGCGGTCAATGAGCGCAGCGGCGTAG GGACGTACGTCATGAAAATCAGTGCAACGGATGCCGACGAGCCGGGAAATCCCAACTCTCAGATCGCGTACAGCCTGGTTTCTCAGGATCCACCCGACGACATGTTCTACATGGAGAACGATGGGACAATCTACGTCAAACGCACCAACTTGGACAGAGAA AAAACGGAGCAGTACACGCTTACGGTGAGGGGTCAGGATCTTAATGGCGCGCCAGGCGGGAACAGCGCCACCAGCACCGCCGTCGTTAAACTATACGATGTCAACGACAACCAGCCCACCCTGGAAAAGAGCGTG tacgaaGGCAGCATCTTGGAGAACACGCAAGGTGTTGAGGTGATGCGGATCAAAGCGAAAGACCTGGACCTGCATGGGACGGACAACTGGAAAAGTGTTTTCAAGATCGTCAAAGGCAACGAGGCCGGGTATTTCAGCATGATCACCGACTCAAAGACCAACGAGGGCGTCCTCATGCTCGATAAG GCTGTGGATTATGAAGATGTGAAGAACATGGACCTGGGAATCGCTGTGCTGAACTTGGTTCCACCTTTTGACCCATCTGACCCAACCACAGCTAACATAGGTtttggtggaggaggaggcgggggaggaggcgggggaggaggcggagggggtggtggtggtggaggagggggaggaggaggtggtggagggggaggaggaggaggaacaggTGGAGGAGGAAGTGTCAGCTGGTTACAAGGTTTCAGCAGTGGCATGACGAGTACCACCGGAGGAGTCACGTGGAAAGGCACCACATACAAAACCTATCCCATCAAAATCAAGGTCAAGAACCAGCGCGAGGGTCCACGTTTTGACCCCAAAGTAAAAGTCATCACCATGTCGGAGGGAGGCAGCTCGACCTTCAACATGAACAACATCATTACTCGCTATGCTGCGCTAGACGGCGATACGGGGAAACCGGCCGAGAACGTGAG GTACGTTAAAGGTTCGGATCCTGATAACTGGCTCACCATTGACCCGAAGACCGCCGATATCAGACTGAACAAGATGCCTGACAGAGAGTCCACTATGTTAGTGAATGGCACCTACTACGCCAAAGTACTCTGCATTTCTGAAG ATGCACCATCGGGCACCGCCACCGGGACTATAGCTATCCAAGTGGAAGACTTCAACGACCACTGCCCCACCCTCACCAGTACCCTCGAGACTCTGTGCATTCCCGAGGAGGCGGCCATTATCAGTGCTGTCGACGAAGATGACTTCCCCAATGGAGCACCTTTCACTTTTGAAATAATCCCAGAGAACACTCAGGGAAAATGGCAGGTGGAGCATCTCAACG ATACCGCGGCAATCCTGAGAGCCCAACAGTCCTTATGGCCTGGTAACCAGGAGGTGGAATTACTGGTGAAGGATGCGCAGGGGCAGGCGTGCCCGGAACCACAGAAGGTAACAGTCCAGGTGTGCACCTGCGAGGACGGAGTGATTTGTGGAGCCCGAGGTGGAAGGGGTCAGCCCAACAAGAAGTCCGAGTTGGGACCCGCGGGCATcggtctgctgctgctgggctTGCTGCTACTACTGC TCATCCCTTTACTGCTGCTCTTCTGCCAATGCGGTGGAGCTGCAGGCCTACCAGGAACCTTTACCAATCTGCCTTTTGACACTAAATCACATCTCATTAATTACCACACCGAGGGCCAAGGAGAGAACACG GAGGTGCCACTCATGAACATGCCCACGCAAGTGGATGCTGTGGATCTCCAAAAACAGGATGCGCAATTTTACACGGATGCGAGGAACATGCACAGCTTTCAGGAGGACTTTGGAATCAAAAGAGATTCGATGATGGGAGTGAGAAACCAGCGAAGGCTCTACTCTGAGTTCCAGAGGGAGTCAGGGGCAGCTTATGATGATATCGGTTTCCCGCAACACATCCTTGCACAGTACTATGCTCAG AAGTTGAGCGGTGGAGGTGAGGACCTGGCAGTGAAGGATGCACTCTTGGTGTATGACAACGAGGGCCAAGGCTCCCTGGCTGGCTCGGTGGGCTGCTGCAGCCTCCTGGAGAACGACAACGATCTCCAGTTCCTCGACGACCTCGGCCTCAAGTTCAAGACCCTGGCAGAGGTGTGTGGCGGCAAAAAGATCCAAACAGAAGTCACTCCGCCGCCCCCGAAGGTCGTGGTTGAACCGAGGCCAGAACCCCCCAAGCCGCAACCGGTTATCCCCAAAGTAGAACAGACCGTGACTCAGGTGGTGAAAGAAAACACGACGACGCGGAACAAAGGAAGGACCACCGTGATCGAAGGTGTGGAAAATCAAGGTCAGATGTTCctgctccagcagcagcagccggtCTACTACACCGCCGCCGCCCCTGTGCTGCAGCCGATGCAGTATGTGGTCCAGCCACAAGTCCAGAATACCATGCTGCTGGCTGAGGCACCAGCTACCAACCTCCAGGGCGTGATGCTGGCGGCTCCGCAAGGCATGCTGGTGCAAGGACAGACGGTGATGTCTGGCGGGCAAGCCCAAGCCCCTGGCATGGTGCTGGTTACGGGTACCCCTGGATCACCCACAAAAGGCATGATCGTACAAGGACAGACAATGGTATCCGGCGGAAACGCCCCGGGCTCTGGCCTGATGCTGGTTTCCGGTAAGCCGGGATCATCGACACAAGGCATGGTAGTCCAAGGAAAGGTGGTGTCCGGGAAACAAGTCCAAGGGCCTGGCATGATGCTCGTAACGGGCACGCAATCAGGAACCTTACCCGGCTCCCAGACCATAATAGAGAGCAAGATTCCTGTGGGCAAAGTGGTGAGGACGAGCCAAACCTCCATCCAACAAGGCGGCGTCCAATTGCCAGACCTGGGCTTGCCCCAGATGAGCAACATCTCTGGATCTCACAGCACCACGATGACATCATCCAGTACCGGCGTGAGCAGAATCCCGACATACCGCAAGGTGGTGCGACAGGAAGAAAAACTCACTGAACTGTGA
- the LOC127605929 gene encoding desmoglein-2-like: MDPPSKGTQRECRLHGKGVDRQGKSLFCPQGGTREHISHIPAFRFHSLQLLCLIQIRSDFETHRNISYSLEGIGASQYPFNVFVVDSKTGLIRVTQLLDREVIDTYNLLGIARFNDGTEAEKRIDLRIKVLDENDNEPQFDAMKPVDVYERSPAGTPVTTVTATDADEQGNPNSQLLYTIVKQTPPHNMFRMHNDGNIYVDKSTLDRETTDQYFVTVQAQDLNGDPDGLTGTSTLTINVLDINDNLPTLEKDEYEGSIMENTEGVEVVRIKAQDLDLKDTENWQSVFDIVKGNEAKYFSIKTDTKTNEGILMLDKAVDYEDVKDLALELTVRNKAPLYEGFPQSTTRKTYRVKVHVQNQREGPYFDPKVKVITLPEGGGTPGKDVIAHYPALDGDTGKPAEKVKYLKGLDPDNWLSIDPETADIRLNKMPDRESTFLVNGTYYAQVLCISEDIPSSTATGTVAIQVEDLNDHCPTLTSTTQTLCIPDDAIIVTAVDEDDFPNGAPFSFEIISEAAEGKWQAEHLNDTATILRAQRSLWPGLHKVELLVKDQQGQACSEPQKIMVQVCTCEDGFICGRRGGRGQPDKKSEFGPAGIGLLLLGLLLLLLVPLLLLFCQCGGAAGLPGSAAVIPFESESHLVTYSTEGQGENAEVPLNLIPTQLFAEDVSDHMKQSVFQDTFQGNMEQSWARRQADVNTFYSRFGDAAVGHKAMEVQDSIALPDHLIAQYYQQKVYSEGGGDSLAEKDALLKYNFEGQGSSASSVGCCSLLENDNDLQFLDNLDPKFKALAGVCRGHKFGADVIPQPTKVVTGPSPELPKLPPLVSVVDQTVTQVAKENMTRRNQGITAMKAGMENQGQMFLLQQQQPFYYTAATPIQYVVQPQVQNTMLLAEAPATSLQGVVLAAPAQGMLVSGGHTKDAGMVLVENPKVQTKIHSRNHPSLQNMVVVESKRPVGSVKVLRGSQTSPVQAGGEAEWISRPQKVRWVEGSSTIHEAGSMSQKRNTSGSVKSFNIKSTITKSTGPQEASPRIPIYRN; encoded by the exons ATGGATCCTCCCTCCAAGGGCACTCAAAGAGAATGTAGATTACACGGGAAAGGAGTCGATCGCCAAGGCAAGAGCCTCTTTTGTCCACAAGGGGGCACTCGTGAACACATTTCACATATCCCAGCATTTCGGTTCCATTCTCTGCAACTTTTGTGTCTAATTCAGATTCGATCTGATTTTGAAACTCACCGGAACATCAGCTACTCCCTGGAGGGCATCGGTGCAAGCCAGTACCCGTTCAACGTCTTTGTGGTGGACTCCAAAACGGGACTTATTCGCGTCACCCAACTGCTCGACAGGGAGGTCATCGATACCTACAAT TTGCTGGGCATCGCCAGATTCAACGATGGCACCGAGGCAGAGAAAAGGATCGACCTCCGCATAAAGGTGCTCGACGAGAATGACAACGAGCCACAGTTTGACGCCATGAAGCCCGTCGACGTGTATGAACGTAGCCCTGCGG GGACGCCAGTCACGACTGTCACAGCGACTGACGCCGATGAACAGGGCAACCCCAACTCTCAGCTGCTCTACACCATCGTGAAGCAGACCCCACCTCACAACATGTTCCGCATGCACAACGATGGTAACATCTATGTGGACAAATCTACTCTGGATAGAGAG ACGACAGATCAGTACTTTGTGACAGTGCAAGCTCAGGACCTCAATGGCGACCCTGACGGCCTCACGGGAACCAGTACCTTGACCATCAATGTGCTGGACATCAACGACAACCTTCCAACGCTGGAAAAAGACGAG TATGAGGGAAGCATAATGGAGAACACCGAGGGTGTGGAGGTGGTGAGGATCAAAGCTCAAGACCTGGATCTGAAGGACACCGAAAACTGGCAAAGTGTGTTTGATATCGTCAAAGGCAACGAGGCCAAGTACTTCAGCATCAAAACGGACACAAAGACCAACGAAGGCATCCTAATGCTTGATAAG GCTGTGGATTATGAGGACGTGAAGGACTTGGCACTTGAACTCACTGTGAGGAACAAGGCTCCACTTTATGAAGGATTTCCGCAAAGCACCACGCGTAAAACGTATCGTGTCAAAGTCCACGTACAAAACCAGCGTGAAGGCCCATATTTTGATCCCAAAGTCAAAGTGATCACCCTGCCGGAAGGAGGCGGTACTCCTGGCAAAGATGTCATTGCTCACTATCCAGCACTAGATGGCGACACTGGGAAACCAGCTGAGAAAGTCAA GTATCTTAAAGGTTTGGACCCTGACAATTGGCTCAGCATCGACCCAGAAACCGCTGACATCAGATTGAACAAGATGCCCGACAGAGAGTCCACTTTCTTGGTTAACGGAACATATTACGCTCAAGTGCTCTGCATTTCTGAAG ACATCCCCTCGAGCACCGCCACTGGCACTGTGGCCATCCAGGTGGAAGACCTTAACGACCACTGTCCCACCCTGACTAGTACCACCCAAACTCTGTGCATTCCTGACGATGCCATCATTGTCACCGCCGTCGACGAAGACGACTTCCCCAATGGAGCCCCTTTCAGCTTTGAAATAATCTCAGAGGCAGCTGAGGGGAAATGGCAGGCGGAGCATCTCAATG ATACCGCAACCATCCTGAGAGCCCAACGGTCCTTATGGCCTGGTCTACACAAGGTGGAATTACTGGTCAAGGACCAGCAGGGGCAGGCGTGCTCTGAACCACAGAAAATAATGGTCCAAGTGTGCACATGCGAGGATGGATTTATCTGTGGAAGACGAGGCGGAAGAGGTCAGCCCGACAAGAAATCAGAGTTCGGACCCGCAGGCATCGGACTACTACTCCTGGGCCTGCTATTGCTACTGC TGGTTCCCCTGCTGTTGCTCTTCTGTCAGTGTGGGGGGGCTGCGGGGCTGCCGGGGAGTGCCGCGGTCATACCATTTGAAAGCGAGTCCCACTTGGTCACTTACTCCACTGAAGGCCAAGGGGAGAACGCG GAGGTGCCGCTAAACCTCATCCCGACACAGCTGTTCGCTGAAGACGTGAGCGATCACATGAAGCAGTCGGTCTTTCAGGACACCTTCCAGGGAAACATGGAGCAGTCCTGGGCAAGGAGACAGGCCGACGTGAACACCTTCTACTCCAGGTTTGGGGATGCAGCGGTTGGACACAAGGCCATGGAAGTGCAGGACAGCATCGCTTTACCGGACCACCTGATCGCCCAATACTACCAACAG AAGGTGTACAGCGAAGGTGGCGGAGACAGTCTGGCGGAGAAGGATGCTCTTTTGAAGTACAATTTTGAGGGCCAAGGCTCCTCAGCCAGCTCGGTGGGCTGCTGCAGCCTCCTGGAGAACGACAATGACCTGCAGTTCCTTGACAACCTCGACCCCAAGTTCAAGGCCCTGGCGGGAGTGTGCCGCGGCCACAAGTTTGGAGCAGATGTCATCCCACAACCAACAAAGGTCGTGACTGGACCAAGCCCGGAACTCCCGAAGTTACCTCCACTTGTCTCCGTGGTAGACCAGACTGTGACTCAAGTGGCGAAGGAAAACATGACCAGGCGGAATCAAGGGATTACGGCAATGAAGGCAGGGATGGAAAACCAAGGCCAGATGTTCTTgttacagcagcagcagcctttCTATTACACCGCTGCCACTCCCATTCAGTACGTAGTCCAACCACAAGTCCAGAACACCATGCTGCTGGCTGAGGCACCAGCTACCAGTCTCCAGGGCGTAGTTCTGGCAGCACCTGCCCAAGGCATGTTAGTATCTGGCGGACACACCAAGGATGCCGGCATGGTGCTGGTTGAGAACCCCAAGGTCCAGACCAAGATCCACAGCAGAAATCATCCCAGCCTCCAGAACATGGTCGTGGTAGAAAGCAAGCGCCCTGTAGGATCTGTAAAAGTTCTCAGGGGGAGCCAAACCTCACCTGTGCAAGCAGGTGGAGAAGCTGAATGGATTTCTCGACCTCAGAAAGTCCGTTGGGTGGAAGGGTCATCAACCATACACGAAGCTGGAAGTATGTCCCAGAAGAGGAACACCTCTGGATCTGTAAAGTCCTTCAACATCAAAAGCACCATCACCAAGTCCACCGGACCTCAGGAGGCTTCTCCCAGAATCCCAATCTACCGCAATTAA